In Thauera sedimentorum, a single genomic region encodes these proteins:
- a CDS encoding PepSY domain-containing protein produces MNKNTIAAFLLASAAFFSMPLSAASRPPGDARPLSEIVAGLERQGYGPIVEVEFEDGRWEVEAYREGRRFDLRVDPYSGAVISERLDD; encoded by the coding sequence ATGAACAAGAACACCATCGCTGCCTTCCTGCTTGCCAGCGCCGCCTTCTTCTCCATGCCGCTGTCTGCGGCGAGCCGTCCGCCGGGCGACGCCCGTCCGCTGTCCGAGATCGTCGCGGGGCTGGAGCGCCAGGGCTACGGGCCGATCGTCGAGGTGGAGTTCGAGGACGGGCGCTGGGAAGTGGAGGCCTACCGCGAGGGGCGCCGGTTTGACCTGCGGGTCGATCCGTACTCGGGCGCGGTGATCTCCGAGCGCCTGGACGACTGA
- the rsxG gene encoding electron transport complex subunit RsxG: protein MHCTTPTPSAPAASGDRLDTLWYQTVSLGVVALVAGGALALAHTATGPVIAAAEAHDVATSLAQVLPENFHDNDLLADTTTVTGTDGRPLTVHRARQGGEVVAVIYQMSGKGYAGPVRLVMGVDRNGRITGVRVTGHAETPGLGDKIEAARSPWIHGFAGKSLEDPVPARWAVKKDGGEFDQFAGATITPRAVVGTVKAGLDLYLTQRAAMFADPAASSTEEAKP from the coding sequence ATGCACTGCACCACGCCCACCCCGTCGGCCCCCGCCGCCAGCGGCGACCGTCTCGACACGCTGTGGTACCAGACCGTGTCGCTGGGCGTCGTCGCCCTGGTCGCGGGCGGCGCGTTGGCGCTGGCCCACACCGCCACCGGCCCGGTGATCGCCGCGGCCGAGGCACACGACGTGGCCACCTCGCTCGCCCAGGTGCTGCCGGAGAACTTCCACGACAACGACCTGCTGGCCGACACCACCACGGTGACCGGCACCGACGGCCGTCCGCTCACCGTGCACCGCGCCCGTCAGGGCGGCGAAGTGGTGGCGGTGATCTACCAGATGAGCGGCAAGGGCTACGCCGGGCCGGTGCGCCTGGTGATGGGCGTCGACCGCAACGGCCGCATCACCGGCGTGCGGGTCACCGGCCACGCCGAGACCCCCGGCCTGGGCGACAAGATCGAGGCCGCGCGCAGCCCGTGGATCCATGGCTTCGCCGGCAAGTCGCTGGAAGACCCGGTGCCCGCGCGCTGGGCGGTAAAGAAGGACGGCGGCGAGTTCGACCAATTTGCCGGCGCCACCATCACCCCGCGCGCGGTGGTCGGCACAGTCAAGGCCGGGCTGGATCTCTACCTAACGCAACGCGCGGCGATGTTCGCCGATCCGGCCGCGAGCAGCACTGAGGAGGCGAAACCATGA
- the rsxC gene encoding electron transport complex subunit RsxC has translation MGAPDISLLTRLTRLVKRWGAHPDGRKDPAAGTETTAIPLPPLLTLPLTQHIGAPARPLVSAGERVLRGQLIAEAAGPVSAPLHAPTSGTILGIGEVQVPHPSGLTGPAILLESDGLDEAVAFTGANPFTLEPAEIARRVAAAGIVGLGGATFPAAVKLSLGQRTPIPTLILNGGECEPYLSCDDRLMQERAGEVIDGARIILRAIGGSRVLIGVESNKPQAIAALREAAAGFGEVAVVTVPSRYPMGSEKQLIAWLTGREVPSQGRSADIGVVVHNVGTAAAIHRAIRYGEPLTRRIVTVAGGAVRTPRNLEVRLGTPASALVAFCGGLTETPARLVMGGPMMGIAVTTLELPIIKGSGGVLALTAAETGARQAAEGPCIRCASCVGACPIGLLPLEMAARIRAGDLAASVDLGLKDCIGCGTCSFVCPSKIPLVQYFNHAKGELAARDRNKLKQDAIRELVEARNERMEREAREKAEAAARRKAERERAKAEAAAKAAAAAAEQPASEESAA, from the coding sequence ATGGGCGCACCCGACATCTCCCTGCTCACCCGCCTGACCCGCCTGGTCAAGCGCTGGGGGGCGCACCCGGACGGCCGCAAGGACCCGGCCGCCGGCACCGAGACCACGGCGATTCCGCTGCCGCCGCTGCTCACCCTGCCGCTGACCCAGCACATCGGCGCACCGGCCCGCCCGCTGGTGAGCGCCGGCGAGCGCGTGCTGCGCGGGCAGCTGATCGCCGAGGCCGCCGGGCCGGTGTCCGCGCCCCTCCATGCACCAACTTCGGGCACCATCCTGGGCATCGGCGAGGTGCAGGTGCCACATCCCTCCGGCCTCACCGGTCCGGCCATCCTGCTGGAGAGCGACGGCCTGGACGAGGCGGTGGCATTCACCGGCGCCAACCCCTTTACCCTGGAGCCGGCCGAGATCGCCCGCCGGGTGGCCGCGGCCGGCATCGTAGGCCTGGGCGGCGCCACCTTCCCGGCCGCGGTCAAGCTCAGCCTGGGGCAGCGCACGCCCATCCCCACGCTGATCCTCAACGGCGGCGAGTGCGAGCCCTATCTGTCCTGCGACGACCGCCTGATGCAGGAGCGCGCGGGCGAGGTTATCGACGGCGCGCGCATCATCCTGCGCGCCATCGGCGGCAGCCGCGTGCTGATCGGGGTCGAATCCAACAAGCCACAGGCCATCGCCGCGCTGCGCGAAGCGGCCGCCGGCTTCGGCGAAGTGGCGGTAGTCACCGTGCCCAGCCGCTACCCAATGGGCTCCGAAAAGCAGCTGATCGCCTGGCTCACCGGCCGCGAGGTGCCCTCGCAGGGGCGCTCTGCGGACATCGGCGTGGTGGTGCACAACGTCGGCACCGCGGCGGCCATCCACCGCGCAATCCGCTACGGCGAGCCGCTCACCAGGCGCATCGTCACCGTGGCCGGCGGCGCGGTGCGCACCCCGCGCAACCTGGAAGTACGCCTCGGCACCCCGGCCTCCGCGCTGGTGGCCTTCTGCGGCGGACTCACCGAAACCCCGGCGCGCCTGGTGATGGGCGGGCCGATGATGGGCATCGCGGTCACCACCCTGGAGCTGCCGATCATCAAGGGCTCGGGCGGGGTGCTGGCGCTCACCGCCGCGGAGACCGGCGCGCGCCAGGCCGCGGAAGGCCCATGCATCCGCTGCGCGTCCTGCGTCGGCGCCTGTCCGATCGGCCTGCTGCCGCTGGAGATGGCCGCGCGCATTCGCGCCGGCGACCTCGCCGCCTCGGTCGACCTCGGGCTCAAGGACTGCATCGGCTGCGGCACCTGCTCCTTCGTGTGTCCGTCGAAGATCCCGCTGGTGCAGTACTTCAACCACGCCAAGGGCGAGCTGGCCGCGCGCGACCGCAACAAGCTCAAGCAGGACGCCATCCGCGAACTGGTCGAGGCGCGTAACGAACGCATGGAGCGCGAGGCGCGCGAGAAGGCCGAGGCCGCCGCGCGCCGCAAGGCCGAGCGCGAGCGCGCCAAGGCCGAAGCCGCCGCAAAGGCCGCCGCCGCGGCCGCCGAACAACCCGCCAGCGAGGAAAGCGCGGCATGA
- the nifL gene encoding nitrogen fixation negative regulator NifL, giving the protein MATPAPVSSPLPQIPADITDALFHHAVDQSAIAISITDAAATILYVNKAFCAITGYAAEEVVGQNQSLLSYRSTPKPVYQALWAALNEGRPWTGRLLNRRKDGLPYVAELTVTPLAPQNGGQTHYLGMHWDATDEHRLAQQLTNHKQLIESVISVAPVAVALLNSDGQVVLDNPAYRRIAVEMRVAEPAHAVMSALQESLGEAFHTAVTHRRPLANHELRFERAGGGEARWYACSLTWFEERSTLPDAFYGDDRSDYQLLVMHDISASKRQEEALRLAAMRAMLSEGELNQSLREALSGAIFQLQGPVNLISAAATLQKRRAGQSAAIDPLARALADAQAAGEQAIATLQAAMPPEPLEPTGPVNLNEVLRDVLMLETDALLSAGITVDWQPAHVLPSVQGDPAALRNLFRQLVGNAIEAMNVRGWNERALFLSTVARDGQVEAEIVDTGPGIPEALRLKIFEPFFSTKPSRGGARGVGLSLAQEIVSRHRGVLEIDPRHVGGCRLRVSFPATRSVEAHG; this is encoded by the coding sequence ATGGCCACTCCCGCCCCCGTTTCCTCGCCGCTGCCGCAGATTCCCGCGGACATCACCGATGCGCTGTTCCACCACGCGGTCGATCAGTCCGCCATCGCGATCTCGATTACCGATGCGGCGGCCACCATCCTCTATGTGAACAAGGCCTTCTGCGCGATCACCGGCTACGCCGCCGAAGAGGTGGTGGGGCAGAACCAGTCGCTGCTGTCCTACAGGTCCACGCCCAAGCCGGTGTACCAGGCGCTGTGGGCGGCGCTCAACGAGGGCCGGCCGTGGACCGGCCGCCTGCTCAACCGCCGCAAGGACGGCCTGCCCTATGTGGCCGAACTCACCGTCACCCCGCTGGCGCCGCAGAACGGCGGCCAGACGCACTATCTGGGCATGCACTGGGATGCCACCGACGAACACCGCCTGGCGCAGCAACTTACCAACCACAAGCAGCTGATCGAATCGGTGATCTCGGTGGCGCCGGTGGCGGTCGCCCTGCTCAACAGCGACGGCCAGGTGGTGCTGGACAATCCGGCCTACCGCCGTATCGCCGTCGAGATGCGGGTGGCCGAGCCTGCCCACGCGGTGATGAGCGCGCTGCAGGAGAGCCTGGGCGAGGCCTTCCACACCGCGGTGACCCATCGCCGCCCGCTTGCCAACCACGAACTGCGCTTCGAGCGCGCGGGCGGCGGCGAGGCGCGCTGGTACGCCTGTTCGCTGACCTGGTTCGAGGAACGCTCCACGCTGCCGGACGCCTTCTACGGCGACGACCGCAGCGACTACCAGCTGCTGGTCATGCACGATATCAGTGCATCCAAGCGCCAGGAGGAGGCGCTGCGCCTCGCCGCGATGCGCGCCATGCTCTCCGAAGGGGAGCTCAACCAGAGCCTGCGCGAAGCGCTCTCCGGCGCCATCTTCCAGCTCCAGGGACCGGTCAACCTGATCTCCGCCGCCGCCACGCTGCAGAAGCGTCGCGCCGGGCAGAGCGCCGCCATCGACCCGCTGGCCCGCGCGCTGGCCGACGCCCAGGCTGCCGGCGAGCAGGCCATCGCCACCCTGCAGGCCGCCATGCCGCCCGAGCCGCTGGAGCCCACCGGCCCGGTGAACCTCAACGAAGTGCTGCGCGACGTGCTGATGCTGGAAACCGACGCCCTGCTGTCGGCCGGCATCACCGTGGACTGGCAACCCGCCCATGTGCTGCCCTCGGTGCAGGGCGACCCTGCGGCGCTGCGCAACCTATTCCGCCAGCTGGTCGGCAACGCCATCGAGGCGATGAACGTGCGCGGCTGGAACGAGCGCGCGCTCTTCCTCTCCACCGTGGCCCGCGACGGCCAGGTGGAAGCCGAGATCGTCGACACCGGGCCGGGCATCCCGGAAGCGCTGCGGCTGAAGATCTTCGAGCCCTTCTTCTCCACCAAGCCCTCGCGCGGCGGGGCGCGCGGCGTCGGCCTGTCGCTGGCGCAGGAGATCGTCAGCCGCCACCGCGGCGTGCTCGAGATCGATCCGCGCCATGTCGGCGGCTGTCGTCTGCGGGTGAGCTTCCCGGCCACCCGCTCGGTGGAGGCCCACGGATGA
- a CDS encoding electron transport complex subunit E, translating to MDYRGIVGRGLWTENMVFAQMLALCPLLAVTGTATNGLGMGLATTAVLVMANVGVALIRNWVSASVRIPVFVVLIATLVTLVDMSINAWLHDLYKVLGLFIALIVCNCGILGRAEAFASKNPVAASAVDGLAMGLGFTLALVVLGAVRELLGAGTLFAGASLLLGEAFRFLEITVIPDYKGFLLMILPPGGFLALGFLIAGKRVWDTKRERQRAAALTEGANA from the coding sequence GTGGACTACCGCGGCATCGTCGGGCGCGGCCTGTGGACCGAGAACATGGTCTTCGCCCAGATGCTGGCGCTGTGCCCGCTGCTGGCGGTCACCGGTACCGCCACCAACGGCCTGGGCATGGGGCTGGCGACCACCGCGGTGCTGGTGATGGCCAACGTGGGCGTGGCGCTGATCCGCAACTGGGTGAGCGCCAGCGTGCGCATCCCGGTGTTCGTGGTGCTGATCGCCACCCTGGTCACCCTGGTGGACATGAGCATCAACGCCTGGCTGCACGACCTCTACAAGGTGCTGGGCCTGTTCATCGCGCTGATCGTGTGCAACTGCGGCATCCTGGGGCGCGCCGAGGCTTTCGCGTCGAAGAACCCGGTGGCCGCCTCGGCGGTGGACGGCCTGGCGATGGGCCTGGGCTTCACCCTGGCGCTGGTGGTGCTCGGCGCGGTGCGCGAACTGCTCGGCGCCGGCACCCTGTTCGCCGGCGCCAGCCTGCTGCTGGGCGAGGCCTTCCGCTTCCTGGAGATCACGGTGATCCCGGACTACAAGGGCTTCCTGCTGATGATCCTGCCGCCCGGCGGCTTCCTCGCCCTGGGCTTCCTGATCGCAGGCAAGCGGGTGTGGGACACCAAGCGCGAACGGCAGCGCGCTGCCGCGCTGACCGAAGGCGCGAACGCCTGA
- a CDS encoding RnfABCDGE type electron transport complex subunit B, with protein MLYAILSLSLLGVALGLILGVAARSFRVEASGIEAELEAMMPGTNCGQCGYPGCAGAAAALAKGEAGATCCPPGGKALAEALAARLGLSLDAAAVADELPVVAGVREDICIGCTKCFKACPTDAVIGAVKQIHAVIREACTGCAKCEHICPTGAITLTPVPVTLQTWVWPKPALEAAPAAPAAPALASANA; from the coding sequence ATGTTGTACGCAATCCTCAGTCTCTCGCTGCTCGGCGTCGCGCTCGGACTGATCCTGGGCGTGGCCGCGCGCAGCTTCCGCGTGGAGGCCAGCGGCATCGAAGCCGAACTGGAAGCCATGATGCCCGGCACCAACTGCGGCCAGTGCGGCTACCCCGGATGTGCCGGCGCCGCCGCCGCGCTGGCCAAGGGCGAAGCGGGCGCCACCTGTTGCCCGCCCGGCGGCAAGGCGCTGGCCGAGGCGCTCGCCGCCCGCCTGGGTCTCTCCCTGGACGCCGCCGCGGTGGCCGACGAGCTGCCGGTGGTGGCCGGCGTGCGCGAAGACATCTGCATCGGCTGCACCAAGTGCTTCAAGGCTTGCCCCACCGACGCGGTGATCGGCGCGGTCAAGCAGATCCACGCGGTGATCCGCGAAGCCTGCACCGGCTGCGCCAAGTGCGAGCACATCTGCCCGACCGGGGCGATCACCCTGACCCCGGTGCCGGTGACCCTGCAGACCTGGGTGTGGCCCAAGCCGGCGCTCGAAGCAGCGCCCGCGGCACCGGCCGCCCCCGCGCTGGCGAGCGCGAACGCATAA
- the nifA gene encoding nif-specific transcriptional activator NifA, translated as MSSPLPADAGDMRVAWLESALESLYRVSRVLSRTLELRETLAEVLRVLDEECGFNRALVTLTEPDGEAMAISALHGVDAPCTPDMRWRAGEGVIGLVLERGRAQVLERLADDPRYLAQRGLFDGEAPFVGVPIRVGHETLGVLALQPPLVARDRLEDDAHLAEMVANLIGQTVRLALQVRQERRDIAEERDTLRRTVRNRYGFDNVVGHTAKMKQVFEQVRQVAKWNTTVLVRGETGTGKELIAQAIHYNSPRAAGPFVKLNCAALPENLLESELFGHEKGAFTGALTQRKGRFEMADAGTLFLDEIGEISASFQAKLLRVLQEGELERVGGARTLKVDVRVIAATNRDLESEVEAGKFREDLYYRLNVMPIMLPPLRERVEDIPEIARHLVDKIAGVQGRPLSITDSALRVLLHHAWPGNVRELENCIERAAVMSEDGSIDRDLILISGIEERVTPLRGGGAVDLDDPDLDERERVIAALEQAGWVQAKAARLLNMTPRQIAYRIQTLNIKVRQI; from the coding sequence ATGAGTTCGCCATTGCCTGCCGATGCGGGCGACATGCGCGTCGCCTGGCTGGAATCCGCCCTGGAATCGCTCTACCGCGTCAGCCGCGTGCTGTCGCGCACCCTGGAACTGCGCGAGACCCTGGCCGAGGTGCTGCGCGTGCTCGACGAGGAGTGCGGCTTCAACCGCGCGCTGGTCACCCTGACCGAGCCGGACGGCGAGGCCATGGCGATCTCCGCGCTGCACGGCGTGGACGCGCCCTGTACGCCGGACATGCGCTGGCGCGCCGGCGAAGGCGTGATCGGCCTGGTGCTCGAGCGCGGCCGCGCGCAGGTGCTGGAGCGCCTCGCCGACGACCCCCGCTACCTCGCCCAGCGCGGCCTGTTCGACGGCGAGGCGCCCTTCGTCGGCGTGCCGATCCGGGTCGGCCACGAGACCCTGGGCGTGCTCGCGCTGCAGCCGCCGCTGGTGGCGCGCGACCGCCTGGAGGACGACGCCCACCTGGCCGAGATGGTCGCCAACCTCATCGGCCAGACCGTGCGCCTCGCCCTGCAAGTGCGCCAGGAGCGCCGCGACATCGCCGAAGAGCGCGACACCCTGCGCCGCACCGTGCGCAACCGCTACGGCTTCGACAACGTGGTCGGCCACACCGCGAAGATGAAGCAGGTCTTCGAGCAGGTGCGCCAGGTCGCCAAGTGGAACACCACCGTGCTGGTGCGTGGCGAGACCGGCACCGGCAAGGAGCTGATCGCCCAGGCCATCCACTACAACTCGCCGCGCGCGGCCGGCCCCTTCGTCAAGCTCAACTGTGCGGCGTTGCCGGAGAACCTGCTCGAATCCGAACTCTTCGGCCACGAGAAGGGCGCCTTCACCGGCGCGCTCACCCAGCGCAAGGGCCGCTTCGAGATGGCCGACGCGGGCACCCTGTTCCTCGACGAGATCGGCGAGATCTCCGCCTCCTTCCAGGCCAAGCTCCTGCGCGTGCTGCAGGAAGGCGAACTGGAGCGGGTGGGCGGCGCGCGCACCCTGAAGGTGGACGTGCGGGTGATCGCGGCCACCAACCGCGACCTGGAATCCGAGGTGGAAGCCGGCAAGTTCCGCGAGGACCTCTACTACCGGCTGAACGTCATGCCCATCATGCTGCCGCCGCTGCGCGAGCGGGTGGAGGACATCCCGGAGATCGCCCGCCACCTGGTGGACAAGATCGCCGGCGTGCAGGGCCGTCCGCTGTCGATCACCGACAGCGCCCTGCGCGTGCTGCTGCACCACGCCTGGCCGGGCAATGTGCGCGAACTGGAAAACTGCATCGAGCGCGCCGCGGTGATGAGCGAGGACGGCAGCATCGACCGCGACCTGATCCTGATCTCCGGCATCGAGGAACGCGTGACCCCGCTGCGCGGCGGCGGCGCGGTGGATCTGGACGATCCCGACCTGGACGAGCGCGAGCGGGTGATCGCCGCGCTGGAGCAGGCCGGCTGGGTGCAGGCCAAGGCCGCCCGCCTGCTCAACATGACGCCGCGGCAGATCGCCTACCGCATCCAGACGCTCAACATCAAGGTCAGGCAGATCTGA
- a CDS encoding RnfABCDGE type electron transport complex subunit D: MNIVSSPHAHGARPVGQVMMLVMLALLPATLAGFWRFGWPAVYLWLVTVLACVFAEALCVRLADRPAKPALADGSAVLTGWLLALSLPPWAPWWLGAVGGAFAVVVCKHAFGGMGQNLFNPAMAARVMLLISFPVEMTQWLAPLPLGSAGAPDALGALAITFGAVPDGMTSASLLDHARSAVSRGLPITGEVDPLALGLGDRAGSLGETSALLLAAGGLFLVFMRVIGLRIPAAFLLGVALPAAIAHFLAPERFLPPMAHLLAGGVMLGAFFIATDYVTSPSTPLGQWIFGLGCGLLNWIIRTWGAYPEGVAFAVLLMNAATPLIDHYTRPRIFGRTRSGRSLTPAAPKGN, translated from the coding sequence ATGAACATCGTGTCCTCCCCCCACGCCCACGGCGCCCGCCCGGTCGGCCAGGTGATGATGCTGGTCATGCTGGCCCTGCTGCCGGCCACCCTGGCCGGCTTCTGGCGCTTCGGCTGGCCGGCGGTGTACCTGTGGCTGGTCACCGTGCTGGCCTGCGTGTTCGCCGAGGCGCTGTGCGTGCGCCTGGCCGACCGCCCGGCCAAGCCGGCGCTGGCCGATGGCTCGGCGGTGCTCACCGGCTGGCTGCTGGCCCTGTCGCTGCCGCCCTGGGCGCCGTGGTGGCTGGGCGCGGTGGGCGGCGCCTTCGCCGTCGTGGTGTGCAAGCACGCCTTTGGCGGCATGGGGCAGAACCTGTTCAACCCTGCGATGGCCGCGCGGGTGATGCTGCTGATCTCCTTCCCGGTGGAGATGACCCAGTGGCTGGCGCCGCTGCCGCTGGGCAGCGCGGGCGCCCCCGACGCGCTGGGCGCGCTCGCGATCACCTTCGGCGCGGTGCCCGACGGCATGACCAGCGCCTCGCTGCTCGACCACGCGCGCAGCGCGGTCTCGCGTGGCCTGCCGATCACCGGCGAGGTTGACCCGCTGGCCCTGGGCCTCGGCGACCGCGCCGGCAGCCTGGGCGAGACCAGCGCGCTGCTGCTCGCCGCCGGCGGCCTCTTCCTGGTCTTCATGCGCGTGATCGGCCTGCGCATCCCGGCCGCCTTCCTGCTCGGCGTGGCCCTGCCCGCGGCCATCGCCCACTTCCTCGCCCCGGAGCGCTTCCTGCCGCCCATGGCCCACCTGCTGGCCGGCGGGGTCATGCTGGGCGCCTTCTTCATCGCCACCGACTACGTCACCTCGCCCTCCACGCCGCTCGGCCAGTGGATCTTCGGCCTCGGTTGCGGGCTGCTGAACTGGATCATCCGCACTTGGGGCGCCTACCCGGAAGGGGTGGCCTTCGCGGTGCTGCTGATGAACGCGGCCACGCCGCTGATCGACCACTACACCCGTCCGCGCATCTTCGGCCGCACGCGCAGCGGACGCAGCCTGACGCCGGCCGCACCGAAAGGGAACTGA
- a CDS encoding PAS-domain containing protein has translation MDTDRTAGDGGGTLPHDLLQTLIDFLPSGVTLFDSELRMVACNRQFRELLEFPDELFADGLPCMRRLAEFNVARGEYGPGDPAGQVEGVLERARRMQAHVFERTRPDGRVLEVRGNPLPGGGFVTIYTDITERKRAEEEARRAASYLDAVVSALPQGITVIDEALDIALWNPAFVKVQNLPDDFMRPGVSFADVIRFNARRGEYGEVDVEDKVRRMVELARRFEPHRLERTRGDGGVMEVEGRVVSEGGRPIGFVTTYTDITERVNNERTIRRVRDLMGEAVNFSPTCIWETGPDGRYTFVQGMEKILGVPDSHMLGKDRWQRLCGDECAEGCAGAAASGERGDCRVRRAIAAREPIERWTLATRNRRGEAVWLSCTARPVHDEHGELLGYRGVDVDVSELTRAHRDLEQIALHDPLTGLANRRKFHSRYELEAAHLQRTGSSFALLLIDIDFFKQVNDRWGHLVGDDCLRGVANVLSGNVRAVDMVGRFGGEEFLVLLSDTGVEGARTVAEKLRQAVASSVPASPGGAALRLTVSIGVACAPGERRRAPDFDHLLAEADRAVYAAKHAGRNRVCTALPGATQNP, from the coding sequence ATGGATACCGACCGGACCGCCGGGGACGGGGGCGGCACGCTGCCCCACGACCTGCTCCAGACCCTGATCGACTTCCTGCCCAGCGGGGTGACGCTGTTCGACAGCGAGTTGCGCATGGTGGCCTGCAACCGCCAGTTCCGCGAACTGCTGGAATTCCCCGACGAGCTCTTCGCCGACGGGCTGCCGTGCATGCGCAGGCTGGCCGAGTTCAACGTGGCGCGCGGCGAGTACGGGCCGGGCGACCCGGCCGGGCAGGTCGAAGGCGTGCTGGAACGCGCGCGGCGCATGCAGGCCCACGTGTTCGAGCGCACGCGCCCCGACGGCCGGGTGCTGGAGGTGCGCGGCAACCCGCTGCCCGGCGGCGGCTTCGTCACCATCTACACCGACATCACCGAGCGCAAGCGCGCCGAGGAGGAAGCGCGCCGCGCGGCCAGCTACCTCGACGCGGTGGTCAGCGCCCTGCCGCAGGGCATCACGGTGATCGACGAGGCGCTGGACATCGCCTTGTGGAACCCGGCCTTCGTCAAGGTACAGAACCTGCCGGACGACTTCATGCGTCCCGGGGTGAGCTTTGCCGACGTGATCCGCTTCAACGCCCGGCGCGGCGAATACGGCGAGGTCGATGTCGAGGACAAGGTCCGCCGGATGGTCGAGCTCGCCCGCCGCTTCGAGCCCCATAGGCTGGAGCGCACCCGCGGCGACGGCGGGGTGATGGAGGTCGAGGGCCGGGTGGTGAGCGAGGGCGGGCGGCCGATCGGCTTCGTCACCACCTACACCGACATCACCGAGCGGGTGAACAACGAGCGCACCATCCGCCGGGTGCGCGACCTGATGGGCGAGGCGGTCAACTTCTCGCCCACCTGCATCTGGGAAACCGGCCCCGATGGCCGCTACACCTTCGTGCAGGGCATGGAGAAGATCCTCGGCGTGCCCGACTCGCACATGCTGGGCAAGGATCGCTGGCAGCGCCTGTGCGGCGACGAGTGCGCGGAAGGCTGCGCGGGCGCCGCCGCCTCGGGCGAGCGTGGCGACTGCCGGGTGCGCAGGGCCATCGCCGCGCGCGAACCGATCGAGCGCTGGACGCTGGCCACCCGCAACCGGCGCGGCGAAGCGGTGTGGCTGTCATGCACCGCGCGGCCGGTGCACGACGAGCACGGCGAGCTGCTCGGCTACCGCGGCGTGGATGTGGACGTCAGCGAGCTGACCCGCGCGCACCGCGACCTGGAGCAGATCGCCCTGCACGACCCGCTCACCGGCCTGGCCAACCGGCGCAAGTTCCACAGCCGCTACGAGCTGGAGGCGGCGCACCTGCAGCGCACCGGCAGCAGCTTCGCGCTGCTGCTGATCGACATCGACTTCTTCAAGCAGGTCAACGACCGCTGGGGGCACCTGGTGGGCGACGACTGCCTGCGTGGCGTGGCCAACGTCCTGTCGGGCAACGTGCGCGCGGTGGACATGGTGGGGCGCTTCGGGGGCGAGGAATTCCTCGTCCTGCTGTCGGACACCGGCGTCGAGGGCGCCCGCACGGTGGCCGAGAAGCTGCGCCAGGCGGTGGCGTCCAGCGTGCCGGCCAGCCCGGGCGGCGCGGCCCTGCGGCTCACGGTCAGCATCGGGGTGGCCTGCGCGCCGGGCGAGCGCCGCCGCGCACCGGACTTCGACCACCTGCTGGCCGAGGCCGACCGCGCGGTGTACGCCGCCAAGCACGCCGGGCGCAACCGGGTGTGCACCGCGCTGCCGGGTGCCACGCAAAATCCATGA
- the rsxA gene encoding electron transport complex subunit RsxA has translation MNEWLMLLLGTALVNNVVLVKFLGLCPFMGVSRKIDSAVGMGLATTFVLVLTSALTWALEHWLLVPLELGYLRLLGFILVIAATVQFVEMAVKKNAPELYQVLGIYLPLITTNCAVLGVALLNVQEGAGFVTSVLYALGSAIGFTVVLIMFAGLRERLALARVPAAFAGAPIGFVTAGLLSLAFMGFAGLTNH, from the coding sequence ATGAACGAGTGGTTGATGCTCCTGCTGGGAACGGCGCTGGTGAACAACGTGGTGCTGGTCAAATTCCTCGGCCTGTGCCCCTTCATGGGGGTGTCGCGCAAAATCGACAGCGCGGTCGGCATGGGGCTGGCCACCACCTTCGTGCTGGTCCTGACCAGCGCGCTCACCTGGGCGCTCGAACACTGGCTGCTGGTGCCGCTTGAACTCGGCTACCTGCGCCTGCTGGGCTTCATCCTGGTGATCGCCGCCACGGTGCAGTTCGTCGAGATGGCGGTGAAGAAGAACGCCCCCGAGCTCTACCAGGTGCTGGGCATCTACCTGCCGCTGATCACCACCAACTGCGCGGTGCTGGGCGTGGCCCTGCTCAACGTGCAGGAGGGCGCGGGCTTCGTCACCAGCGTGCTCTACGCGCTGGGTTCGGCGATCGGCTTCACCGTGGTGCTGATCATGTTCGCCGGCCTGCGCGAGCGCCTGGCGCTGGCCCGCGTGCCGGCCGCCTTCGCCGGGGCGCCGATCGGCTTCGTCACCGCCGGCCTGCTGTCGCTCGCCTTCATGGGCTTCGCCGGCCTCACCAACCACTGA
- a CDS encoding RnfH family protein, which yields MRVGVAYADDGRQVWLRVDVPDGATALEAIERSGLLQMYPAIDLEMQKVGVFGKVVKLDTPLQVGDRVEVYRPITCDPTQVPRRDTGDGDED from the coding sequence ATGAGAGTCGGAGTGGCCTACGCGGACGACGGCCGGCAGGTGTGGCTGCGGGTGGACGTGCCCGACGGCGCCACCGCGCTGGAGGCGATCGAGCGTTCCGGCCTGCTGCAGATGTACCCGGCGATCGATCTGGAGATGCAGAAGGTGGGGGTGTTCGGCAAGGTGGTGAAGCTCGACACCCCGTTGCAGGTCGGCGACCGGGTGGAGGTCTACCGCCCGATCACCTGCGATCCCACCCAGGTGCCTCGCCGCGACACCGGCGACGGCGACGAGGACTGA